One Candidatus Zixiibacteriota bacterium genomic region harbors:
- a CDS encoding amino acid ABC transporter ATP-binding protein → MKRYGPLVALAGVDLDVAYSEVVALVGPSGSGKSTLLRCLNGLEPVDGGTIEIAGRPVDTRATTIHAVRADVGMVFQQFNLFPHLTALENVALAPQVVRKLSREEALARGREKLQRVGLDHKLHAHPAELSGGQQQRVAIARALAMHPQLMLFDEPTSALDTEMIGEVLAVMRDLAESGMTMILVSHEINFVREVADRVAFLDEGSILEWGTPPEMFDRPRHPRALEFFQKIL, encoded by the coding sequence ATGAAGCGCTATGGCCCCCTGGTCGCGCTGGCCGGTGTCGATCTGGACGTGGCGTATTCGGAAGTCGTGGCGCTCGTCGGTCCCTCCGGTTCGGGGAAGTCGACCTTGCTGCGTTGCCTGAACGGGCTGGAGCCGGTTGACGGCGGGACGATCGAAATCGCCGGACGACCGGTGGACACGCGGGCGACGACGATTCATGCAGTTCGGGCCGATGTGGGCATGGTGTTCCAGCAGTTCAACCTCTTTCCCCATCTGACGGCGCTGGAGAATGTCGCCCTGGCACCGCAAGTCGTTCGCAAACTGTCACGCGAAGAGGCGTTGGCGCGCGGCCGCGAGAAGCTGCAACGCGTCGGACTCGATCACAAGCTGCACGCCCACCCGGCGGAACTCTCGGGCGGTCAGCAGCAACGGGTGGCGATCGCGCGCGCCCTGGCGATGCACCCGCAGCTCATGCTCTTCGACGAGCCGACCTCGGCGTTGGACACAGAGATGATCGGCGAAGTCCTGGCGGTCATGCGCGACCTGGCCGAGTCGGGGATGACCATGATCCTCGTCTCGCACGAAATCAACTTCGTTCGCGAGGTCGCCGATCGCGTGGCGTTTTTGGACGAGGGAAGCATCCTGGAATGGGGAACGCCTCCCGAGATGTTCGACCGGCCCCGTCATCCGCGGGCGCTGGAGTTCTTCCAGAAGATACTCTGA
- a CDS encoding sugar transferase: MAKRAFDLVVSVVGLIILSPIFLIAALFVKLSGPGPVFFRQVRVGRGFRHFRIYKFRTMVDGASGPPITVRGDPRVTPVGRFLRRTKLDELPQLLNVISGRMSLVGPRPELPQYVDAFRDDYTEILRVRPGITDEASIAFRDEEELLSRASDPQEMYVTEILPRKIALARHYARKRTFFGDLGIIARTIFHL, translated from the coding sequence ATGGCGAAACGGGCGTTCGATCTGGTCGTCAGTGTCGTGGGACTGATCATACTGTCACCTATCTTCCTGATCGCCGCCCTGTTTGTGAAACTCTCCGGGCCAGGGCCTGTCTTCTTTCGTCAGGTGAGGGTGGGACGGGGCTTCCGGCACTTCCGGATCTACAAGTTCCGCACGATGGTCGATGGCGCCTCCGGTCCGCCGATCACGGTCCGCGGGGACCCGCGCGTGACCCCGGTCGGCCGGTTCCTGCGACGAACCAAGCTGGACGAATTGCCCCAGTTGCTGAATGTCATCAGTGGACGTATGAGTCTCGTCGGGCCCCGGCCCGAGTTGCCGCAGTACGTGGATGCGTTCCGCGATGATTACACCGAGATTCTCCGGGTCCGGCCGGGGATTACCGACGAAGCCAGCATCGCGTTCCGCGATGAAGAGGAGCTGTTGTCGCGGGCGTCAGATCCGCAAGAGATGTACGTAACCGAGATCCTGCCCCGGAAGATCGCGCTGGCGCGTCACTACGCGCGCAAGCGGACGTTCTTTGGCGACTTGGGCATCATCGCCCGGACGATCTTCCATCTGTAG
- a CDS encoding S8 family peptidase has protein sequence MPRTAVYRAAAAGRPLWIFLHDKGPVEQLRKVSPGDGISPRAAARIARRGGAHEPESDHPVFAPYRDSLIAAGVRIQAESRWFNAVAGRIDSAGVDRVASLTFVDSLCPVALFTRPRQEDGGALPRLEKPALPPPGTNDYGTSLSQIAAIQVDSLHKLGLDGNGVRIGFLDTGFSLDIDAFSSLDLIGMRDFIHGDDDVGDGDTVAMRHGTGTLSVCGGWAPGELIGVAYDAEYVVAKTELTNDEIQIEESYWVAGLEWLDSMGCDLVSSSLGYTNWYTDADYDGMTAISTLAADHAAARGLLVVNAVGNSGCDGDRIHIIVPADGDSVLAVGASDHDGETVIFSSCGPTSDGRIKPDVMAPGVRVWSADPRNGQYGYSSGTSFATPLVAGVCALLLQMDPSLTPLGLIELLRSTATKARKPMNTYGWGMVQAVRAASLLDTTPEPGYQDIAVWPNPADSQITIALPDQDSAANWRVEVYTAAGQPVDQWDVVGYDRTSWPGTNSNGLPVAAGVYLVRVKSPTRERIIKVAWMPRR, from the coding sequence ATGCCGCGCACTGCTGTGTATCGCGCCGCCGCCGCCGGACGTCCATTGTGGATATTCCTCCATGACAAAGGCCCTGTGGAACAACTGCGGAAAGTGTCGCCCGGCGACGGGATTTCACCCCGGGCGGCAGCGCGGATCGCACGCCGTGGCGGGGCACATGAGCCCGAGAGCGACCACCCGGTCTTCGCGCCCTACCGCGACAGTCTGATCGCCGCCGGCGTGAGGATTCAGGCGGAGAGTCGCTGGTTCAATGCCGTGGCCGGGCGGATCGACTCCGCCGGCGTGGATCGTGTCGCATCGTTGACCTTTGTCGATTCGCTGTGCCCGGTGGCGCTCTTCACGCGTCCACGCCAGGAGGATGGTGGAGCCCTTCCCCGTCTGGAGAAGCCGGCACTTCCGCCCCCGGGCACGAACGACTATGGTACTTCCCTGTCGCAGATCGCCGCGATTCAGGTGGACAGTCTGCACAAGCTGGGGCTGGATGGCAACGGTGTGCGGATCGGCTTTCTCGACACGGGGTTCTCGTTGGATATTGACGCCTTCTCGTCGTTGGATCTGATCGGGATGCGTGATTTCATCCATGGCGATGATGACGTCGGTGACGGTGATACCGTGGCGATGAGGCACGGCACCGGCACGTTGTCGGTCTGTGGGGGTTGGGCGCCGGGGGAGTTGATTGGTGTCGCCTACGACGCGGAATACGTGGTCGCCAAGACCGAACTCACGAACGACGAAATTCAGATCGAGGAATCGTACTGGGTCGCCGGGTTGGAATGGCTCGACTCGATGGGGTGTGATCTGGTGTCCAGTTCCCTGGGGTACACGAACTGGTACACCGACGCCGACTACGATGGCATGACGGCGATTTCGACTTTGGCCGCGGACCATGCCGCCGCGCGCGGGCTCTTGGTGGTGAATGCCGTGGGGAACTCAGGGTGCGACGGTGACCGGATTCACATCATCGTTCCGGCTGATGGGGACTCCGTCCTCGCCGTAGGGGCCTCGGACCACGACGGCGAGACGGTCATTTTCTCCTCGTGCGGTCCGACCTCCGACGGCCGTATCAAGCCCGATGTGATGGCACCGGGAGTTCGCGTCTGGTCGGCGGACCCGCGTAACGGCCAGTATGGTTACTCGTCGGGGACATCATTTGCCACACCCTTGGTGGCCGGTGTCTGCGCTCTGCTTCTACAGATGGATCCCTCGCTCACGCCGCTGGGGTTGATCGAGCTTCTGCGCTCGACCGCAACCAAAGCGCGCAAACCGATGAACACCTATGGCTGGGGGATGGTGCAGGCGGTGAGGGCCGCGTCGTTGCTCGACACGACGCCCGAACCCGGCTATCAGGACATCGCTGTCTGGCCCAACCCCGCCGACTCCCAGATCACGATCGCGCTTCCAGACCAGGACTCCGCAGCAAACTGGCGAGTCGAGGTCTACACAGCCGCCGGACAACCGGTCGACCAGTGGGATGTGGTCGGTTATGACCGGACGAGTTGGCCGGGAACGAACAGCAATGGTCTCCCGGTGGCGGCGGGTGTCTATCTGGTGCGCGTGAAGTCGCCAACACGGGAGCGTATCATCAAGGTCGCATGGATGCCAAGGCGGTGA
- a CDS encoding amino acid ABC transporter permease: MPAPRVGGAIDFLAEQGTLALNILKFLLPAVPATIVITLLSFLLALILGAAVGLLPLCRRPFILFFTRVYVDVLRGVPLLVHIFFIYFGLGSILNLDRFSAGVLAVGICYSAYMAEIIRAGVLSIAQGQFEAAASLGMTQWQSLRHVVLPQAVRTIIPPTANEFIACLKDSSLVSIIGLRELTRAGREYYSQFFVDFQTWLLVGLIYLVMTLALTRVARGLERRFAVKGFGGGGYRR, from the coding sequence ATGCCGGCTCCCCGTGTCGGAGGCGCTATCGACTTTCTGGCCGAACAAGGGACGCTGGCACTCAACATCCTGAAGTTTCTGCTGCCCGCTGTGCCGGCCACCATCGTCATCACCCTGTTGTCGTTCCTCCTGGCACTGATACTGGGGGCGGCGGTGGGCTTGTTGCCGTTGTGCCGACGACCGTTCATCCTGTTTTTCACCCGCGTCTACGTCGATGTGCTGCGCGGCGTGCCGCTTCTGGTGCACATCTTCTTCATCTACTTTGGGCTGGGATCGATCCTCAACCTCGATCGTTTCTCGGCCGGAGTCCTGGCAGTGGGGATCTGCTATTCCGCCTACATGGCCGAGATCATTCGCGCCGGCGTGCTCTCGATCGCGCAGGGGCAGTTTGAGGCCGCGGCGTCTCTGGGAATGACGCAGTGGCAGTCGCTGCGTCATGTCGTCCTGCCGCAGGCGGTGCGCACGATCATTCCCCCGACGGCGAATGAATTCATCGCCTGTCTGAAGGATTCGTCGCTGGTGTCGATCATCGGCCTGCGGGAATTGACCCGTGCCGGACGCGAGTACTATTCCCAGTTCTTCGTCGATTTCCAGACCTGGCTTCTGGTCGGGCTGATCTACTTGGTGATGACGCTGGCGCTGACGCGCGTGGCACGGGGATTGGAGCGGCGTTTTGCCGTGAAGGGCTTCGGTGGTGGAGGATACCGGCGGTGA